The following proteins are co-located in the Triticum aestivum cultivar Chinese Spring chromosome 1A, IWGSC CS RefSeq v2.1, whole genome shotgun sequence genome:
- the LOC123112890 gene encoding probable serine/threonine-protein kinase PBL16 has product MGNCWFRGSSYINRVSTAKSETPKIQSPSERDRSDESRLPSNAREVEAMRLDSAARNPLTAFSFEELRKVTNGFRQDSLIGGGGFGRVYKGAVGTDGGGDEPLQVAVKVHDGDNSFQGHREWLAEVIFLGHLSHPNLVKLAGYCCEGEHRVLVYEYMPLGSVESHLFSRVMAPLAWATRMKIALGAARGLAFLHEAEKPVIYRDFKTSNILLDHDFNAKLSDFGLAKDGPVGDMSHVSTRIMGTYGYAAPEYIMTGHLTVMSDVYSYGVVLLELVTGRKSLDKSRPVREQTLADWALPMLTHKKKVLGILDPRLDSDDYPVRSVQKAAMLAYHCLSSNPKARPLMRDIVASLEPLQQPELMPANV; this is encoded by the exons ATGGGTAACTGCTGGTTTCGGGGGAGTTCCTACATTAACAGGGTCTCCACTGCAAAGTCAG AGACTCCCAAGATCCAGAGCCCGTCGGAGAGGGACCGGAGCGATGAGAGTAGGCTGCCGTCGAACGCGAGGGAGGTGGAGGCCATGCGGCTCGACTCGGCCGCGCGGAACCCGCTGACCGCCTTCTCtttcgaggagctccggaaggtGACTAACGGGTTCCGGCAGGACTCGCtaatcggcggcggcggcttcggcaggGTGTACAAGGGTGCCGTGGGTACGGACGGCGGCGGAGACGAGCCCCTGCAGGTCGCCGTCAAGGTGCACGACGGGGATAACAGCTTCCAGGGCCACAGGGAATGGCTG GCGGAGGTGATCTTCTTGGGCCACCTATCACACCCGAATCTGGTGAAGCTAGCGGGCTACTGTTGTGAGGGCGAGCACCGGGTGCTGGTCTACGAGTACATGCCGCTCGGCAGCGTGGAGTCACACCTGTTCTCAC GGGTGATGGCGCCCCTGGCGTGGGCGACGAGGATGAAGATCGCGCTCGGTGCGGCGAGGGGCCTGGCGTTCCTTCATGAGGCCGAGAAGCCCGTCATCTACCGCGATTTCAAGACCTCCAACATCCTCCTCGACCATGACTTCAATGCCAAGCTCTCCGACTTCGGCCTCGCCAAGGACGGCCCCGTCGGCGACATGTCCCACGTCTCCACCCGCATCATGGGCACCTACGGCTATGCCGCCCCAGAGTACATCATGACAG GGCACCTGACGGTGATGAGCGACGTGTACAGCTATGGGGTGGTGCTGCTGGAGTTGGTGACAGGGCGCAAGTCGCTGGACAAGTCGCGTCCGGTGCGGGAGCAGACGCTGGCGGACTGGGCGCTGCCGATGCTGACGCACAAGAAGAAGGTGTTGGGGATCCTAGATCCAAGGCTCGACTCTGACGACTACCCCGTCAGGTCCGTGCAGAAGGCGGCCATGCTCGCGTACCACTGCCTCAGTAGCAACCCCAAGGCGCGGCCGCTCATGCGCGACATCGTCGCCTCCCTCGAGCCGCTGCAGCAACCGGAGCTCATGCCCGCCAACGTGTGA